One Anaeromusa acidaminophila DSM 3853 genomic region harbors:
- a CDS encoding DUF116 domain-containing protein yields the protein MMQVMTRPKKRLFLALLLASLVVAALSTYGLWKVSAPGLSSISQHLPLLLGAMLLLVVAVGALSVMGVILALMGLPTFGIFKGVAWTVINMLFPVATFLGRLLDVNKERVERSFIEVSNQLIRQKHVKVKPEQLLILTPHCIQLDTCPHKITRDIANCKKCGGCQVGDLLRLSEKYGVHVAIVTGGTLARKVIKTLRPRAVLAIACERDLTSGIQDVFPLPVIGVLNERPYGPCCNTKVQMSAVEQAVLQFIDTNGRKA from the coding sequence ATGATGCAAGTCATGACCAGACCTAAAAAGCGTTTGTTTTTGGCCTTGCTTTTGGCCAGCCTGGTTGTGGCGGCTCTTTCTACCTATGGGTTGTGGAAGGTTAGCGCTCCAGGGTTGTCGTCCATCAGTCAGCATTTACCGCTTCTTTTGGGAGCAATGCTGCTATTAGTGGTGGCCGTAGGGGCTTTAAGCGTTATGGGCGTAATTCTGGCTTTAATGGGGCTGCCAACCTTTGGCATTTTTAAAGGCGTAGCCTGGACTGTAATTAATATGCTCTTTCCGGTAGCGACGTTTTTGGGACGTTTGCTGGATGTAAATAAGGAACGAGTAGAGCGATCCTTTATTGAAGTCAGCAATCAACTGATTCGCCAGAAACATGTTAAGGTAAAACCGGAGCAGCTGTTGATTTTGACGCCTCATTGTATTCAACTGGATACCTGCCCGCATAAGATTACGCGCGATATTGCCAATTGCAAAAAATGCGGCGGCTGCCAGGTGGGCGATTTGCTGCGGCTTTCTGAGAAATACGGCGTTCATGTAGCTATTGTTACAGGGGGAACCTTGGCGCGCAAAGTAATTAAGACGCTGCGCCCTAGGGCGGTGCTGGCTATTGCTTGTGAACGGGATTTGACCAGCGGCATCCAGGATGTGTTTCCTTTACCGGTTATCGGTGTGCTGAACGAGCGTCCTTATGGACCTTGTTGTAATACTAAGGTGCAAATGTCAGCGGTTGAGCAGGCGGTATTGCAATTTATTGATACCAATGGAAGAAAGGCTTGA
- the fmt gene encoding methionyl-tRNA formyltransferase, translating to MKSLRVVFMGTPDFAVPCLEALLAAGHEVAAVITQPDRPRGRGRKLSFSPVKTCAVEHGLEVLQPEKIKTPEFEKVLRELAPDVMVVVAFGQILSPAILSIPPLGCVNVHASLLPYYRGAAPIHWAVMQGETKTGVTTMYMDEGLDTGDMILKKEIAISQDASTGEVHDQLMQKGALLLQETLALIAEGKAPRTKQDHNVSTYAPLLKADIEQLDWNRSAQELHNRIRGLSPWPGAYCRYAGGRLKVWKSRLCEEAAPEGTVPGRIARLSVEGFVVETGDGLLELLEVQPENKRRMKASECACGYSLQPGDRLV from the coding sequence ATGAAGTCTCTTCGTGTTGTTTTTATGGGAACCCCGGATTTTGCGGTGCCTTGCTTAGAAGCCTTGCTAGCGGCAGGCCATGAAGTGGCGGCGGTCATTACGCAGCCGGATCGACCTCGCGGGCGCGGGCGCAAGCTATCGTTCTCGCCGGTAAAAACCTGCGCAGTTGAGCACGGCCTAGAAGTATTACAGCCGGAAAAAATCAAAACGCCCGAGTTCGAGAAAGTTCTGCGGGAGTTGGCGCCGGACGTGATGGTAGTTGTGGCTTTTGGACAGATTCTTTCTCCTGCCATCCTGTCTATTCCACCGCTTGGATGTGTGAATGTGCATGCTTCATTGCTACCGTATTATCGGGGAGCGGCGCCGATTCACTGGGCGGTCATGCAAGGAGAAACGAAAACCGGCGTGACAACCATGTATATGGATGAAGGCCTGGATACGGGCGATATGATTCTCAAAAAGGAAATTGCTATTTCACAAGATGCTTCTACCGGAGAGGTTCATGATCAGCTTATGCAAAAAGGGGCCCTGTTGTTGCAGGAAACGCTGGCTTTAATCGCAGAAGGAAAAGCGCCTCGTACTAAGCAGGATCATAATGTATCGACGTATGCTCCGCTTTTAAAAGCCGACATAGAGCAACTGGACTGGAATCGTTCAGCGCAAGAGCTTCATAATCGTATTCGGGGGCTTTCACCCTGGCCGGGCGCGTACTGTCGGTATGCCGGGGGACGGTTGAAAGTTTGGAAAAGCCGCCTTTGTGAAGAAGCTGCTCCTGAGGGAACGGTTCCTGGACGTATTGCCCGTTTATCTGTAGAAGGATTTGTTGTGGAAACAGGCGATGGTCTATTGGAACTATTGGAAGTGCAGCCGGAAAATAAGCGTCGCATGAAAGCTTCGGAATGCGCCTGCGGCTATTCCCTGCAGCCTGGAGACAGGCTGGTATAA